DNA sequence from the Bradyrhizobium sp. CIAT3101 genome:
AATCTCGCCATCCGACCACCGCTTCAGTGGTCCGGCGGGCGTGAGATTGGCGGCCACGAACGAGCCGATATTGATCGGAAGATCCTCGGCGAGATTGCCACCACCGGTCAACGTCGCCTTGTGGCATCCGCTGCAAAAGCTGGCGGTCACGGCCTTGCCGCGCGCGACCCGCTCGGGCGTGAGTTCGACCTTGACGCTTGGAAGAGGCGCGGAACGCGCGTGTTGCCTGCCGAGACCTGTCGCAGTCAGCGCGCCGACCGACGACACCAGGATCGTCAAGATGGCCGCCAGCCCCACACCGCTCCATCTCAAGACGCGCGACCGGACCTGCAGTGCACGCCAACCGAACCAGACCATGAATGCCGCAAGAGCCACCAGTAGAATGAGACTGACAATATTCGGCATGCTCGTCCTCGCGAACTCGAAAGGAGCGATTTTCGTAACTATGAGGACGGGACTACCGCGCTGTTTCAGCGTTGGCGGCGTGAGTTACCGTTGTAACAGGACCAGGGTTCGCCCCGATCGGCGTACCGATGTCCATCGCCGCCGCAACGCCACGATGAATTGCCGCCGTAACCAATTTGGCGCAGCGTGGAAGTTCTGCCGTAACGACCATCCCAGCACTCTCCCTCTGCTCATCGACCGCCCACGGCCGATGCTCGACAATCAGAGGACCTATTCCATGAAGATTCTCATCGCTTCGACACCTGCGACGGGCCATCTCAACCCGCTGCTCGCCATTGCGCGCATTCTCGTCGCCGAGAACCACGAGATTGCCTTCCTGACAGGGACCGCATTTCGAGCTCGCATCGAAGCCAGCGGCGCGCAGTTCTTCCCGCTTCCGGAGGGCGCGGATTTCGATCTGCGCGATATTCTCTCGGTGGTCCCCGAGCTGAAGAGCCTTCCTCCGGGGCCCGACTGGCTACGTACCGCCTGCGAGCGCATCTTCGTCGACTCCATCCCGGCACAAAACCAGGGCCTGTACGAGGCGTTGGAACACTTTCAGGCCGACATCATCATCGGCGACGACATGCTGTTCGGCATCTTTCCGATGCTGCTCGGACCGCGCGAGATGCGGCCGCCAGTTGTACTGTGCGGAACGTCGTTTCTGCACTGGGAGCGCGATGACGGCGCGCCAAACTTTCTCGGCCTGCCGCCTGCGTCCACGGAAGAGCAGCGCCAGCAATATGCGGTCATCGCGGGTGAGTATGATGCTGATGTCGACCAGCCGGTCCTGCGCAACCTGAATAGGGTGCTGAAGAGCTTCGGCGTCGGTCCGCTGTCGAAGCCGATGTTCCATTCAGTCATCGAGTTCGCCGACGCCTATATGCAATTGTCTGTGCCAAGCTTCGAATTCCCCAGGCCGTTTCCATCCAATGTGCACTTCGTCGGAACGCCGCCGATCATTCCGCGCCAGGCGCCCCTGCCGTCGTGGGCGCAAGAGCTCGATGGGTCGCGGAAGGTCGTGCTGGTGACGCAGGGCACCGTGGCCAACCACAATCTGGGGCTACTGATAGCACCGACGCTTATCGGGCTTGCCAACGAGCCGGACGTGCTGGTGGTGGCGACGACCGGCGGTCGCCCGGTCGAAGCGATCCCCGCACCCGTCTCGTCAAACGCAAGACTTGCCACCTATCTACCGTTCGAATGGCTGCTGCCTCGCGTCGACGTGCTGGTCAGCAATGGCGGCTATGGCAGTGTCAACCAGGCCATGAGCTTCGGAATTCCGCTGGTCACGGCGGGCATGACCGAAGACAAGGCCGACGTCAACGCACGCGTCGCATGGTCCGGCGTCGGCATCAATCTCGCGACCAACGAGCCAACGCCGGACGCGATCCGAGAGGCGGTGCGCACCGTGCTCGACCGCCCTGCCTACCGCATGCGTGCCTCGCGAATGGCCGACGAATTTGCCGACATCGACACGCGATCCGAGATTCTCCGGATCATCAGCCGTCTCGTGGACGATCGCGAAGCGTCGCGGCGGATCGGCACGCTCGAACCCGGCCGCGGCCGCCGCGTCGCCCGGTAATTTCGCCCGGTCCGTTACAAGAGGGGAGCGCTGCTCCCCTCTTGCGCCCGTTCAACCCGAAGCGCGCACGGCCGCTGTTCCCTCAAGTCCAGCACGGGTGCCGCCGCGAGCAGCGCTTTCGTATAATCGTGCTGCGGACGATCGAAGATGTCGTCGCGCGAGCCTTGCTCGACAATCCGGCCACCTTGCATCACCACGACCCTGTCGGCCACCTGCTCGACGGCCGCGAGATCGTGGCTGATGAACAGGCAGGCAAATCCATATTGCAGCTGAAGCCGCTCGAACAGCTTCAGCACCTGCGCCTGGATGGTCATGTCGAGCGCCGAGACCGGTTCGTCCGCGACGACAAAGGCCGGCTCGCGCACGATGGCGCGCGCAATCGCGATCCGCTGCCGTTGGCCACCCGACAATTCGTGCGGCCAGCGCTTGCCGAGGCCGGCAAGGCCGACCTCATCCAGCATTGCCTCGACACGCCGATCGCGTTCATCGGCCGCCAAATGTGCGACGTGACGAAGCGGCTCGGCCACGATCTCGCCGACGCGCATGCGAGGATCGAGCGAGGAATAGGGATCCTGGAACACCAGTTGCGAAGCAAGGCGGAAGTCACGATCGATGGTGGCCGTCACGTCCCTGCCCCGGAACCGGATCTCGCCGCCTGACGTCGGGATCAACCGCAGCATGGCGCGGCCAAGCGTCGTCTTGCCCGAGCCGCTGCCACCGACCACGGCGACCGTCTCTCCCGCGCCGATGTCGAGGTCGACGCCGT
Encoded proteins:
- a CDS encoding nucleotide disphospho-sugar-binding domain-containing protein, with the translated sequence MAASPTPLHLKTRDRTCSARQPNQTMNAARATSRMRLTIFGMLVLANSKGAIFVTMRTGLPRCFSVGGVSYRCNRTRVRPDRRTDVHRRRNATMNCRRNQFGAAWKFCRNDHPSTLPLLIDRPRPMLDNQRTYSMKILIASTPATGHLNPLLAIARILVAENHEIAFLTGTAFRARIEASGAQFFPLPEGADFDLRDILSVVPELKSLPPGPDWLRTACERIFVDSIPAQNQGLYEALEHFQADIIIGDDMLFGIFPMLLGPREMRPPVVLCGTSFLHWERDDGAPNFLGLPPASTEEQRQQYAVIAGEYDADVDQPVLRNLNRVLKSFGVGPLSKPMFHSVIEFADAYMQLSVPSFEFPRPFPSNVHFVGTPPIIPRQAPLPSWAQELDGSRKVVLVTQGTVANHNLGLLIAPTLIGLANEPDVLVVATTGGRPVEAIPAPVSSNARLATYLPFEWLLPRVDVLVSNGGYGSVNQAMSFGIPLVTAGMTEDKADVNARVAWSGVGINLATNEPTPDAIREAVRTVLDRPAYRMRASRMADEFADIDTRSEILRIISRLVDDREASRRIGTLEPGRGRRVAR